In the genome of Bosea sp. BIWAKO-01, the window GGAGCCGCGTTGACGGCCGGCCTCAAGCGGGGCGGCCTGATCCTGCCGATCCTCGTCGCGCCGCTGACGGTGCCGGTGCTGATCTTCGGCGTCTCGGCTTCGAACAGCGCGCTTGGCGGCACGGTGCCCTTCCTGACGCCGTTCCTGATCCTGTGCGCCTTGTCGCTCGCGACGCTTGTGATCGGCACCATAGCCGCTGCTGCAGCACTCCGGCAGGCGGAATAGGCTGCGACGCCATGGCCATCGGCTGAGATTGTGAAGCGTGAAGCCGGTTGCTACATCCTCACTCGTCAAATGAAGAGCAAAAGGGCCGCATGGCTAGCCTGATCGAACTGGCGAATCCGACGCGTTTCATGCGCCTGTCGAGCCGGCTGCTGCCCTGGCTTGGGGGGGCGGCCGCGTTGCTGCTTGCCGTCGGCTTCTATCTCGCCTTTTTCGTCGCACCGGCGGACTACCAGCAGGGCGAGACCATCCGCATCATGTTCGTGCATGTGCCGGCAGCCTGGCTCGCGCTGATGTTCTACTCGATGATGGCGGTCTCGGCACTGGGCACCCTGGTCTGGCGCCATCCGCTTGCGGATGTCGCGCAGAAGGCGGCGGCGCCGATCGGCGCCTGCTTCGCGCTGATCTGCCTGATCACGGGGGCTCTCTGGGGCAAGCCGATGTGGGGCACCTATTGGGTCTGGGATGCCAGGCTCACCTCGGTGCTCGTGCTCTTCCTGATCTATCTCGGCATCATGGCGCTGTGGCGCACGCTCGACGATCCCTCGCGCGCCGGGCGCGCGGTGGCGATCCTGACACTGGTCGGCTTCGTCAACGTGCCGATCATCAAGTTCTCGGTCGACTGGTGGAATACGCTGCACCAGCCGGCATCGGTCTTCCGCGCCGGCGGTCCGACCATTCATCCAGCCATGCTCTGGCCGCTCCTGATCCTGGCGGCCGGGTTCACTCTGCTGGCGCTGGCGCTGCATCTCGTCGCGATGCGGGCCGAGATCATGCGCCGCCGGGTCCGCACGCTGACGATCTTCGAGGCCGAGAGGCTGGACCGGCTGGCGGCAGAGGTCGCGATATGAGCGCGTTTGGACCGCATGCCGGCTACATCCTGTCCGCCTATGGGTCGGTCGTGATGATTCTCGGCGGACTGATTCTGATGACCTGGCGCGATCACCGCGCGCAAAGGCAGGCTCTCGACGCGCTGGAACAGCGCGGCGCCGGCCGCCGTTCCGGGAAGGCATTGTCGTGAGCGAGGTCGAGAGTGCGCCAGGCCGGCGCTCGCCGCTGGTTTTCCTGATTCCCCTGATCCTGTTTGCCGGGCTGTCCCTGGTCTTCCTGGTCGGGCTGTTCAGCGGGGATGCCAGCAAGGTTCCGTCGGCGCTGATCGGCAAGCCGGCTCCGACGATCGCGCTGACCGCGCTCGAAGGGTTGCAGCGCGACGGACAGCCGGTCCCGGCCTTCACCATGGCCGATCTGGCCAAGGGGCGGGCCACCATCGTCAATGTCTTCGCGAGCTGGTGCGCGCCCTGCCGCGTCGAGCACCCGCATCTTGTCGCGATGGCTGAGGCGCCCGTGGTCAAGCAGGGCAAGGTCGCCGTGGTCGGGCTGAACTACAAGGATGAGGCCGAGAATGCCCGCCGCTTCCTGGGAGCGCTCGGCAATCCCTATTCCGCCGTGGGCGTCGATCGCGCCGGCCGTGGCGCCATCGAATGGGGCGTCTATGGCGTACCGGAAACCTTCTTGATCGGCCCCGACGGGCGGATCGTCGACAAGCATGTCGGCGCGCTCGATGTGAACAGCGCGCAGAAGCTGCTGGCGAAGGCGGCCTCGCTGGCGAAGTAAGCCGGGCCGCCTGGCCCCGTCGTGTCCGTCATGCCAGGCCAAATCCGAGCATGACGGGGGAGCCGGTCAGGCTGCCTTCTTGCCGCTGATCAGGCTCTCGAACATGCCGCGTCCATCGGTGCCGCCCGTGAGCGAATCGATCAGGTTTTCCGGATGCGGCATCAGACCGAGCACATTGAAACCCGGCGAGTAGATGCCGGCAATGCCGTTCAGCGAGCCATTGGGGTTGGCTTCGGTGGTGACCTGACCATCGGCGTCGGCGTAGCGGAAGGCAACCAGGCCTTCGCCTTCGAGGCGGGCCAGCGTCTCGGGATCAGCGATATAGTTGCCTTCACCATGCGCGATGCAGACATCGATCACCTGGCCCTTGGCATAGGCACGGGTGAAGGCGGTATCGGTGCGTTCGACGGTGAGATGCTGGCGCTTGCAGACGAATTTCAGATTGGCGTTGCGGGCAAGGACACCCGGGAGCAACCCCGCTTCGCAGGCGATCTGAAAGCCGTTGCAGATGCCAAGCACATAGCCGCCGCGCGCCGCATGGGCTCGCGTTGCATCCATGATATGGGCCCGGCCGGCGATGGCGCCGCAGCGCAGATAGTCGCCATAGGAGAAGCCGCCCGGCAGCACGACGAGATCCGTGCCGGCCGGAAGCTCCATGTCAGCATGCCAGACATGGGTGACGGTGGCGCCGGCCTGCCGCAGGGCAGTGGCGACATCACCCTCGCGATTGGATCCGGGGAAAGTGACGACGGCGGCTTTCATCGTCTTACGCTCCGATTTCGACGCGATAGTTCTCGATCACGGTGTTGGCGAGCAGCTTCTCGCAGGCATCCTTGAGAGCGCTCTCGGCTGCGGCCTTGTCGCTGGCGGTGAGCTCGATGTCGAAGACCTTGCCCTGACGCACCGAGCCGACACCGTCGATTCCGAGTGATTTCAGAGCGCCTTCGATCGCCTTGCCCTGCGGATCGAGCACGCCGTTCTTGAGGGTGACGGTGACGCGGGCTTTCATTGTGCTCTCCGGGCAGGGCTTCTGCGGGGTGCCTTAGCGGCGAATCGGTTCGGGCTCAACCACATGTCAGGGCTTCACGGCGAATCAGCGGCTGCGCCAGGCGGCGCGTGCATAGTTTTGGGCGGCTTCGCCATCATTGCTG includes:
- a CDS encoding heme ABC transporter permease gives rise to the protein MASLIELANPTRFMRLSSRLLPWLGGAAALLLAVGFYLAFFVAPADYQQGETIRIMFVHVPAAWLALMFYSMMAVSALGTLVWRHPLADVAQKAAAPIGACFALICLITGALWGKPMWGTYWVWDARLTSVLVLFLIYLGIMALWRTLDDPSRAGRAVAILTLVGFVNVPIIKFSVDWWNTLHQPASVFRAGGPTIHPAMLWPLLILAAGFTLLALALHLVAMRAEIMRRRVRTLTIFEAERLDRLAAEVAI
- the ccmD gene encoding heme exporter protein CcmD — protein: MSAFGPHAGYILSAYGSVVMILGGLILMTWRDHRAQRQALDALEQRGAGRRSGKALS
- a CDS encoding DsbE family thiol:disulfide interchange protein, which encodes MSEVESAPGRRSPLVFLIPLILFAGLSLVFLVGLFSGDASKVPSALIGKPAPTIALTALEGLQRDGQPVPAFTMADLAKGRATIVNVFASWCAPCRVEHPHLVAMAEAPVVKQGKVAVVGLNYKDEAENARRFLGALGNPYSAVGVDRAGRGAIEWGVYGVPETFLIGPDGRIVDKHVGALDVNSAQKLLAKAASLAK
- the purQ gene encoding phosphoribosylformylglycinamidine synthase subunit PurQ, with translation MKAAVVTFPGSNREGDVATALRQAGATVTHVWHADMELPAGTDLVVLPGGFSYGDYLRCGAIAGRAHIMDATRAHAARGGYVLGICNGFQIACEAGLLPGVLARNANLKFVCKRQHLTVERTDTAFTRAYAKGQVIDVCIAHGEGNYIADPETLARLEGEGLVAFRYADADGQVTTEANPNGSLNGIAGIYSPGFNVLGLMPHPENLIDSLTGGTDGRGMFESLISGKKAA
- the purS gene encoding phosphoribosylformylglycinamidine synthase subunit PurS, with the translated sequence MKARVTVTLKNGVLDPQGKAIEGALKSLGIDGVGSVRQGKVFDIELTASDKAAAESALKDACEKLLANTVIENYRVEIGA